The Syntrophobacterales bacterium genomic sequence TGCGGCAGCAATGTTTTCATCTGTCAAGAATGTCATCGAGAAACCACCGTTTTTCGCTCCTGCGGAAATCGTCATTGTCCCGTCTGCCAGAATCACAAAACCCGGCAATGGCTGGAAAAACAGATGGAACGACAACTTCCCGGACATCACTTCATGATAACCTTCACAGTTCCCGAACAACTGCGCCGTTTTATCAGGAGTCACCAGAAGATCGCCTATGCGGCCCTGTTTGCGGCATCGTCAACTACACTGAAAAAGCTTGTCGCCGATGACAAATTGGTGGGCGGCGATTGCCCCGGCTTTTTCGGGGTTCTGCACACCTGGGGCAGACAACTGGAATATCACCCTCACATTCATTACATTGTCCCCGGCGGTGCGCTGAAGCGGGAAACCGGCTTCTGGCATTCTTCGCGGGTCGATTTCTTCCTGCCGGTCAGGGCGCTTTCCGGGATATTTCGCGCCAAATTCCGGGACGAGATGAAAAAGGACGGGCTTCTTGACCAGATCCAGCCGGACGTCTGGCAAATTGCCTGGAATGTCAATTCCCAAGCCGTCGGCAGCAGCGAGGGAAGCCTGAAGTATCTGGCCCCTTATGTCTTCAAGGTCGCCATTTCGGACAGTCGGATTGTCGGCGTCCACCAGCGCCAGGTTACATTCCGTTACAAAAAACAGCGAAGTGCCCGTTTTCGCACGATGTCGCTCGACGCCATGGAATTCATCCGCCGTTATCTTCAGCACGTATTACCCCATGGATTCATGAAAATCCGCTATTATGGGTTCCTTGGCTCGGGCTCATCGATAACATACGATGATGTCAGGGACGCGATAGAGCTGTCCCTGGAATGCTTCGCGGAAAGGCATCCGACTGCGAAGAAAGAGAAAAAACCAGCGCCGTACTGTCCCCATTGCCAGGGTACATTGATTTTTCATTACGCTGTCGAAGCGGAAGCCTTCGTTGCCTTGATGAAACCGGGGTAGATGATCAGCGTGCGTAAACTGAAAAACCGTTACTCTTTTTTGTCTTTTTTAAGCCGTTTACAAACGGGCAGGGATTGCTGTTTTCGGAATTTAGTGATTGGCAAAGTAAATGTCGCCCAAATGGAAATAGCTGGTTAAAACCAAAGCAAATGAACAACGAAGCACCGGAAGAAGGAGGTTTTTTGTCAAAGAACGGATTCTTTTCCAGAGAAATCAATGGAAATTTTATACCAGTTAACTTCCCGCCTGCCTGCGTAATCTAATCTTTACCCTATATAATATGATCGGGCTTGTTGAACAATGGATTGAGTTCGACCCGCAATCACGTCCGTGCCATCAATTTAACTTCCTTCGCGGGTCGACTCAATCCTTATAGGTTATGCCTTTTGTTCATTTCAATGCTTCTCGGCTGTAATGAATAACACCTTCAACTTCTCTATTGAATGCCATACCTGCATGTTCAGCGATCCGAGCTGACGCTATGTTGTCAACCTTTACTTCTGCTCGGATTGGTTCGGAAATTTCCTGGGCTAATAAAGCAACCACCCGTTTTGCCACTCCGCGCCCTCTCGCGTTTGGGGCTACAGTCCAGGACAATTCCCATACACCTTACGACAAATCTGCTCGAACAGTGCCAACAGGAGCAC encodes the following:
- a CDS encoding transposase; the encoded protein is MTTFAGSLPAAHKKVIEDIIRCRTELCGSNVFICQECHRETTVFRSCGNRHCPVCQNHKTRQWLEKQMERQLPGHHFMITFTVPEQLRRFIRSHQKIAYAALFAASSTTLKKLVADDKLVGGDCPGFFGVLHTWGRQLEYHPHIHYIVPGGALKRETGFWHSSRVDFFLPVRALSGIFRAKFRDEMKKDGLLDQIQPDVWQIAWNVNSQAVGSSEGSLKYLAPYVFKVAISDSRIVGVHQRQVTFRYKKQRSARFRTMSLDAMEFIRRYLQHVLPHGFMKIRYYGFLGSGSSITYDDVRDAIELSLECFAERHPTAKKEKKPAPYCPHCQGTLIFHYAVEAEAFVALMKPG
- a CDS encoding GNAT family N-acetyltransferase, giving the protein MSWTVAPNARGRGVAKRVVALLAQEISEPIRAEVKVDNIASARIAEHAGMAFNREVEGVIHYSREALK